A single genomic interval of Brevibacillus brevis harbors:
- a CDS encoding pyridoxamine 5'-phosphate oxidase family protein, which produces MSGFGIFRDVVTSEQQLREMVGEPSRLVQNKAITQLDDHSRNYIAQSPFLILATADKDGHCDASPRGDAPGFVHVIDDHHLVIPERPGNKRMDSITNILVNPHIGLIFLIPTLEETFRVNGKACIIRDEEILAKMAVNGKVPTLGIGVKVEECFVHCAKAFMRSGLWKPESWPAEGTTPNVAQMLADHVKLPGVTAKEVAEGLQDSYTKRLY; this is translated from the coding sequence ATGTCAGGATTCGGAATATTCCGTGACGTGGTCACGTCAGAGCAGCAACTGCGCGAAATGGTCGGAGAGCCAAGTCGTCTCGTACAGAACAAGGCGATAACCCAGCTAGATGACCATAGCCGCAATTATATTGCCCAATCGCCATTTCTCATCTTGGCCACAGCAGACAAAGATGGCCATTGCGATGCTTCGCCACGTGGAGATGCGCCTGGCTTTGTGCATGTCATCGATGATCACCATCTCGTCATCCCTGAGCGCCCGGGAAACAAGCGGATGGACTCCATCACGAACATTTTGGTCAACCCGCATATTGGGCTTATCTTTTTGATTCCTACGCTGGAAGAGACGTTCCGCGTGAACGGCAAGGCTTGCATTATTCGCGATGAAGAAATACTGGCGAAGATGGCGGTAAACGGAAAGGTGCCTACGCTTGGGATCGGCGTAAAGGTAGAGGAGTGCTTCGTCCACTGTGCGAAGGCATTTATGCGCTCCGGTCTATGGAAGCCGGAGTCATGGCCAGCAGAGGGGACGACTCCTAATGTGGCGCAAATGCTGGCGGACCATGTGAAGCTTCCCGGTGTGACGGCAAAAGAAGTGGCAGAGGGCTTGCAAGACAGCTATACGAAGCGGTTGTACTAA
- a CDS encoding YjiH family protein — protein MGNISNSNLAPHPRQQAVSTTHAWKFFVFSLIGIFVFFIPVTIHNTSSIMLDHIVTWVRQIMPSAIPVYALLVIVLGAIYPFVTGSWKQSKVNLVFSALKVLGVPIALLIYFQAGPAWLLDKDMGPFLFEKLVIPVGMVVPIGSVFLALLVGYGLLEFIGVLVQPIMRPIWKTPGRSAVDAVASFVGSYSIGLLITNRVFKEGKYTIKEAAIIATGFSTVSATFMIVIAKTLDLMNYWNLYFWVSLVVTFLVTAVTVRIWPLSSMSDAYYQDDGDPEKVIKEKRLRQAWTEAMEAAEKALPLTRNIWENLRDGFIMTMSILPSIMSVGLLGLVLAEFTPLFDWLGYLFYPITWLLQIPEPMLAAKASAIEIAEMFLPALLVVKAPLVTKFVIAVVSVSSILFFSATIPCILSTEIPISIPKLLVIWVERTILTLLLVTPLAFLLLP, from the coding sequence ATGGGCAATATTTCGAACAGCAATCTTGCACCGCATCCTAGGCAGCAAGCCGTATCCACCACACATGCTTGGAAGTTTTTTGTTTTTAGTCTCATTGGCATTTTCGTCTTTTTTATCCCTGTTACGATTCATAACACGAGCTCGATTATGCTGGATCATATCGTGACATGGGTTCGGCAAATCATGCCGAGTGCGATACCGGTATATGCCTTGCTTGTAATTGTGCTTGGGGCCATTTATCCGTTTGTAACGGGCAGTTGGAAGCAGAGCAAAGTAAACCTTGTCTTTTCCGCGCTAAAAGTACTGGGAGTACCTATCGCTCTATTGATCTATTTTCAGGCGGGGCCTGCATGGCTGCTGGACAAGGATATGGGGCCATTTCTCTTCGAAAAACTGGTGATTCCCGTAGGTATGGTGGTTCCGATCGGCTCCGTGTTCTTGGCTCTGCTGGTTGGCTACGGGCTTTTGGAATTTATCGGTGTACTGGTACAACCGATCATGCGCCCGATTTGGAAAACACCTGGCCGCTCTGCCGTAGATGCGGTGGCTTCCTTTGTGGGAAGCTATTCGATCGGTCTTTTGATCACGAATCGGGTATTCAAAGAAGGCAAGTATACGATTAAAGAAGCAGCCATTATTGCAACAGGCTTTTCCACCGTTTCTGCGACATTTATGATCGTCATTGCGAAAACATTGGATTTGATGAATTACTGGAATCTCTACTTCTGGGTGTCGCTCGTAGTGACATTTCTCGTAACCGCAGTGACGGTGCGTATTTGGCCGCTGTCCAGCATGAGCGATGCGTATTACCAGGACGACGGAGATCCTGAAAAAGTAATCAAGGAAAAGCGGTTGCGCCAGGCGTGGACGGAAGCGATGGAAGCGGCGGAAAAGGCGCTGCCGCTAACACGGAACATTTGGGAGAACTTGCGGGATGGCTTCATCATGACCATGAGTATTCTCCCGTCCATCATGTCGGTCGGTTTACTCGGGTTGGTGCTGGCCGAATTTACCCCTTTGTTTGACTGGCTTGGTTACTTGTTTTATCCGATTACATGGCTCTTGCAAATTCCAGAGCCGATGCTGGCTGCAAAAGCGTCAGCGATCGAAATTGCCGAGATGTTTTTGCCAGCTCTGCTTGTAGTGAAGGCACCGCTAGTCACCAAGTTTGTGATTGCGGTCGTTTCGGTTTCTTCCATTCTGTTCTTTTCAGCGACAATTCCTTGCATTTTGTCCACGGAGATTCCGATTAGTATTCCAAAGCTTCTGGTGATTTGGGTAGAGCGTACGATTCTAACCCTGCTGCTTGTGACCCCTCTAGCTTTCCTGCTTCTACCATAA
- the hutI gene encoding imidazolonepropionase, whose product MTKPVWIRHASQLATLAGGSSSPVVGAQMNELSIIEDGSIWLEDGVIQRVGTDEELALSYRDRVHEAQIIDASGKLVTPGLIDPHTHLVHAGSRQNEFNMRLNGATYMEIMNNGGGIHSTTAATRAATHEELFAQSKQRLDQFLLHGVTTVEAKSGYGLTLEDELKQLEVAKQLHEEHSIDIVSTFMGAHAVPREYKENPDAFVDVVIEEMIPEVARRKLAVFNDVFCERGVFTPEQSRRILEAGVRHGLLPKIHADEIEPYEGAELAASVGAVSADHLLRASDKGIEQMAEAGVIAVLLPGTAFFLMAESANGRKMIDRGVAVAISTDCNPGSSPTVSLPLIMNLGCLKMGMTPAEVLTAATINAAHAIRCANEVGSLEIGKKADVTIFDVPDFMTLQYRYGINHVNTVIKNGNIVVAGGRLA is encoded by the coding sequence ATGACTAAACCTGTATGGATTCGCCACGCCAGTCAGCTTGCCACGCTGGCTGGCGGCTCCTCTTCCCCTGTAGTAGGAGCGCAAATGAACGAGCTGTCGATCATCGAGGACGGAAGCATCTGGTTAGAAGACGGCGTTATCCAGCGTGTAGGAACAGATGAAGAGCTGGCGCTTTCCTATCGAGACCGTGTGCATGAGGCGCAAATCATCGATGCTTCGGGTAAGCTGGTCACGCCAGGGCTGATTGATCCGCATACACATCTGGTGCACGCGGGCAGTCGGCAAAACGAGTTTAACATGCGGCTAAACGGTGCGACCTATATGGAGATTATGAACAATGGCGGCGGAATTCACTCGACTACCGCAGCGACACGTGCAGCTACCCACGAAGAGTTGTTTGCCCAGAGTAAGCAGCGTCTCGACCAATTTCTGCTGCATGGGGTCACAACCGTCGAGGCGAAAAGCGGCTACGGCCTGACATTGGAGGATGAGCTAAAGCAGCTCGAGGTCGCTAAGCAGTTGCATGAGGAACATTCCATCGACATCGTCAGTACTTTCATGGGTGCACATGCGGTGCCGCGCGAATACAAGGAAAACCCGGATGCATTTGTAGACGTGGTCATCGAGGAAATGATCCCAGAGGTCGCCCGTCGCAAGCTGGCTGTTTTTAATGATGTGTTTTGCGAAAGAGGTGTGTTTACCCCGGAACAGTCCCGACGCATTCTCGAAGCAGGGGTCCGTCATGGGTTGCTGCCGAAGATTCATGCGGACGAAATCGAACCCTATGAAGGAGCAGAGCTGGCAGCTTCGGTTGGCGCGGTATCTGCGGATCATTTGCTGCGCGCCTCCGACAAGGGGATTGAACAGATGGCAGAAGCGGGTGTCATCGCTGTGTTACTGCCCGGAACGGCGTTTTTCCTGATGGCAGAGTCTGCAAATGGCAGGAAAATGATTGATCGTGGCGTGGCTGTCGCGATTTCGACAGACTGCAATCCGGGCTCGTCTCCAACGGTTTCGCTCCCACTCATCATGAATCTGGGGTGTCTGAAAATGGGGATGACGCCAGCCGAGGTGCTGACGGCAGCTACCATCAATGCTGCTCACGCAATCCGCTGCGCCAATGAAGTCGGCAGTCTTGAGATTGGAAAAAAAGCAGATGTCACGATTTTTGACGTTCCTGATTTCATGACCTTGCAATATCGGTATGGAATCAACCACGTAAACACGGTAATCAAAAACGGAAATATTGTCGTCGCTGGGGGCAGACTGGCGTAA
- the hutU gene encoding urocanate hydratase — translation MTTTQSVEQMIQAFSGTQLHTKGWVQEAALRMLLNNLNPDVAERTEDLVVYGGIGKAARNWECFDAIVKTLQTLESDETLLIQSGKPVAVFKSHTDAPRVLLANSNLVPAWANWEHFHELDKKGLMMYGQMTAGSWIYIGSQGIVQGTYETFAELARQHFEGTLTGTITVTAGLGGMGGAQPLAVSLNGGVSINIEVDPTRIQRRLDTKYLDVMTESLDEAIRLAEEAKRDKKGISIGLLGNAPEVLNAMLARDFIPDVLTDQTSSHDPLNGYIPIGMSLEQAAELRTRDPKAYESRAKASIAEHVRAMLAMQEKGAVTFDYGNNIRQVAKNEGVEDAFRFPGFVPAYIRPQFCEGKGPFRWVALSGDPEDIYKTDEVILREFSYNTHLCNWIRMAQERIQFQGLPSRICWLGYGERARFGQIINEMVARGELSAPIVIGRDHLDSGSVASPNRETEAMKDGSDAVADWPILNAMINAVGGASWVSVHHGGGVGMGYSLHAGMVIVADGTPEAARRLERVLTTDPGMGIVRHVDAGYDLAIQTAKEKGVHIPMMKE, via the coding sequence ATGACGACGACACAATCCGTTGAGCAAATGATCCAAGCCTTTTCGGGTACCCAATTACACACAAAGGGATGGGTGCAGGAAGCGGCGTTGCGCATGCTTTTGAACAACCTCAATCCTGATGTAGCGGAGCGTACAGAGGATTTGGTCGTATACGGCGGAATTGGCAAGGCGGCACGGAACTGGGAATGCTTCGATGCGATTGTCAAAACATTGCAAACATTAGAGAGTGATGAAACACTCCTCATCCAGTCCGGGAAACCGGTTGCTGTATTCAAGTCGCATACGGATGCGCCGCGTGTACTGTTGGCTAACTCGAATCTGGTGCCTGCCTGGGCGAATTGGGAGCATTTCCACGAGCTGGACAAAAAGGGTTTGATGATGTACGGACAAATGACAGCGGGAAGCTGGATTTACATTGGCAGCCAGGGCATCGTGCAAGGAACGTACGAGACGTTTGCAGAACTGGCACGCCAGCATTTTGAAGGCACGCTGACCGGAACGATTACCGTGACTGCAGGCTTGGGGGGCATGGGTGGTGCGCAACCGTTGGCCGTATCGCTCAATGGTGGTGTCAGCATCAATATCGAGGTGGACCCGACCCGTATCCAACGCAGACTGGACACGAAATACCTGGATGTGATGACAGAAAGTCTGGACGAAGCGATCCGTTTGGCGGAAGAAGCGAAACGCGACAAAAAAGGCATTTCCATCGGGCTGTTAGGCAATGCACCTGAAGTGCTGAATGCCATGCTGGCTCGCGACTTTATCCCGGATGTGCTGACGGATCAGACCTCCTCGCATGATCCGCTCAACGGCTACATTCCCATCGGCATGTCACTGGAGCAAGCAGCCGAACTGCGGACACGCGATCCGAAAGCGTACGAATCTCGCGCAAAAGCAAGCATCGCTGAACACGTTCGCGCCATGCTCGCCATGCAGGAAAAAGGAGCCGTTACTTTCGACTATGGCAATAACATCAGGCAGGTGGCAAAAAACGAAGGTGTGGAGGATGCATTCCGCTTCCCTGGCTTCGTGCCAGCCTACATCCGTCCGCAATTTTGTGAGGGCAAGGGGCCGTTCCGTTGGGTAGCACTGTCCGGTGACCCTGAGGATATTTACAAGACAGACGAAGTCATTCTGCGCGAGTTTTCCTACAACACGCATCTGTGCAACTGGATTCGTATGGCGCAGGAGCGCATTCAGTTTCAGGGACTGCCTTCCCGCATTTGCTGGCTAGGCTATGGTGAGCGTGCCCGTTTTGGTCAAATCATCAATGAGATGGTGGCGCGCGGTGAGCTATCGGCCCCTATCGTCATTGGACGTGATCATCTGGACTCCGGTTCTGTCGCTTCGCCAAACCGTGAGACAGAAGCGATGAAGGACGGCAGCGATGCGGTTGCAGACTGGCCGATTCTCAATGCCATGATCAATGCGGTAGGCGGAGCGAGCTGGGTATCGGTACACCATGGTGGCGGCGTTGGCATGGGCTACTCTCTCCACGCTGGAATGGTCATAGTGGCTGACGGAACACCAGAAGCAGCACGTCGTCTGGAGCGCGTTCTCACGACAGATCCAGGCATGGGCATCGTCCGACATGTCGATGCAGGGTACGACCTCGCGATTCAAACAGCCAAGGAAAAAGGCGTCCACATTCCGATGATGAAGGAGTAA
- a CDS encoding helix-turn-helix domain-containing protein, producing MPSILIADRDQNERIGIGWLVNSYAIPYDKVHSAGTMEDVFEMLEAHTPEVLCIELDMIGRGQWDRLKLLVDQYRPTVVVTTSEATFERAMQGIGLLARDLWLKPQTPEYIRRILTRCCQERLDRKRMSEEKGTGSDNARDVTYLDLFFPGHAQAKSYSLMLAQLEEPKRHPELLRFFEEYPFRDKPDLLPLGEAIVGVFPVDAAVSPSTLHQMGKRLLMDWEANNDAPLFLVMYDASNHEQSLNESYAEASQALQVRFFKGYRQVTVVDHRVNWTMIDPFLTPAEQRTWVEMLDEGNREELKQWLYTHFFYKEEPFPEPGLLRIRLTSILAQVRRYMISRGLDSASLEEEYHRVFETILYSPILYRIVVELLLFINQLLDAAHHSVDESRVDVVEQAIRYIEGRYTDPALRLEEVARYIDRSPSYFSTLLAQKQGSSFRQILTSLRVKEARRLLLETSLSVQEVAERCGFINANYFSKIFKEKTGTTPRLLRNQKKR from the coding sequence ATGCCCAGCATTTTGATAGCGGATCGGGACCAGAACGAACGAATCGGGATCGGATGGCTCGTCAACAGCTATGCCATTCCGTATGACAAGGTGCATAGTGCCGGGACCATGGAAGACGTTTTCGAAATGTTGGAAGCGCATACACCCGAAGTGCTTTGTATTGAACTGGACATGATCGGGCGCGGGCAGTGGGACCGGCTGAAGCTTTTGGTGGACCAGTATCGTCCGACCGTTGTGGTGACCACATCAGAGGCGACGTTTGAGCGGGCAATGCAGGGGATTGGACTTTTGGCACGCGATCTATGGTTGAAGCCACAGACACCGGAATACATCAGGAGAATCCTGACGAGATGCTGCCAGGAGCGCTTGGATCGAAAGCGAATGAGCGAAGAGAAGGGAACGGGATCGGACAATGCTAGGGACGTCACGTATCTTGACCTGTTTTTCCCCGGGCATGCACAAGCCAAGTCTTATTCACTCATGCTGGCTCAACTGGAGGAGCCGAAAAGGCATCCGGAACTGCTGCGCTTTTTTGAGGAATATCCGTTTCGCGACAAGCCCGATCTTTTGCCGCTAGGGGAGGCCATTGTGGGGGTATTTCCAGTGGATGCTGCGGTCTCGCCTTCTACGCTCCACCAAATGGGCAAGCGCTTGCTGATGGATTGGGAAGCAAACAATGATGCGCCGCTCTTTTTGGTTATGTATGACGCAAGCAACCATGAGCAGAGCTTGAACGAATCGTATGCGGAAGCGAGCCAAGCCCTGCAAGTCCGCTTTTTCAAAGGATATCGGCAAGTGACGGTCGTGGATCATCGTGTGAATTGGACGATGATAGACCCATTTTTGACGCCAGCCGAACAGCGCACGTGGGTTGAAATGCTGGATGAAGGCAATCGGGAAGAGTTGAAGCAGTGGCTGTATACACATTTCTTTTACAAGGAAGAGCCTTTTCCGGAGCCGGGACTGTTGCGTATTCGGCTGACAAGTATTTTGGCCCAAGTCAGGCGCTACATGATATCACGAGGTCTGGACTCCGCATCTTTGGAAGAGGAGTATCACCGGGTTTTCGAAACGATTCTTTACTCGCCGATTTTGTATCGGATCGTCGTGGAACTGCTGCTGTTCATTAATCAGCTTCTTGATGCCGCCCATCATTCCGTCGACGAGTCCCGCGTAGATGTCGTGGAACAGGCGATTCGTTATATAGAAGGGCGTTACACCGATCCTGCACTGCGCTTGGAGGAAGTCGCGCGCTATATCGACCGCAGCCCTTCCTATTTCAGTACACTGCTCGCACAAAAGCAAGGAAGCTCTTTTCGCCAGATACTCACATCCTTGCGAGTAAAAGAAGCACGCCGATTGCTTCTCGAGACATCCTTGTCTGTCCAAGAGGTGGCAGAGCGATGTGGATTCATTAACGCCAATTATTTCAGTAAAATTTTTAAGGAAAAGACAGGGACAACTCCACGTTTGTTACGAAATCAGAAGAAAAGATAG
- the lepB gene encoding signal peptidase I, which translates to MREVLGWIRSITFAVVFALVLGIFVFQPFKVDGHSMDPTLQDEQRIYVSKLSHTFSYLPDYGDIVVIDSRVERDRTLMDDIVGHPLVSLVTGQGDDHTMYVKRVIGRPGDVLEFKDNKVYRNGEALNEPYIKETMEYVADGKITVPADHVYVMGDNRNNSTDSRDIGFIPLDHVMGTMIENPLKK; encoded by the coding sequence ATGAGAGAAGTTTTAGGATGGATTCGATCGATAACTTTTGCTGTCGTTTTCGCTCTTGTCCTCGGAATCTTTGTATTTCAACCGTTCAAGGTTGATGGGCATTCCATGGACCCTACCTTACAAGACGAGCAGCGCATATATGTGTCAAAACTATCACACACGTTTTCTTATTTGCCAGATTACGGCGATATTGTCGTGATTGACAGTCGGGTAGAGCGTGACCGTACTTTGATGGACGATATCGTGGGGCATCCATTGGTATCGCTGGTCACAGGTCAGGGCGATGACCACACGATGTATGTGAAGCGGGTCATTGGAAGACCAGGCGACGTACTAGAGTTCAAAGACAACAAGGTATATCGAAACGGTGAGGCATTAAACGAACCATACATCAAAGAAACGATGGAATACGTAGCGGACGGAAAGATCACGGTTCCAGCCGATCATGTTTATGTCATGGGGGATAACCGGAATAACAGCACAGATTCCCGCGATATTGGCTTTATTCCGCTGGATCATGTGATGGGAACCATGATCGAAAATCCTCTCAAGAAGTAA
- a CDS encoding sigma-54-dependent Fis family transcriptional regulator: MPLRDIQESVQQIASAVASVLRVEVEIADSQFLRIAGTGKNEAGVLRTMAGEDHIYRESLLAGHPVVIMHPGQDERCRPCIHYGNCKETGEICCPIQLDNENIGVIGLLAFDEEQRERLFADVDAILTYLQKMAELIAIKLKEHYLYVEQMHTVEKLRVVMDEMDKAMLLVDQDNRIIQANQRARLYLQLDHNDSQTAEWIDAIRRADAAQSAPKQVVLSIGQEDKTFLFAIKPILLAGTVKEWVITLDDVQEVVQIARQVSGYSEPDPFQMIGGNSPAIVQAKEVAKRVAASDSTVLLQGESGTGKELFAKAIHQASPRRDEPFLSINCAAIPEHLIESELFGYEEGSFTGARKGGKPGLFEVAGKGTLFLDEIGDMPMHLQSKLLRVLQEKELFRIGGNGKPIRLTARIIAATHLDLQERVDAGLFRLDLYYRLHVIPIYLPSLRERREDILPLANDILLAHVNRAGKKMHGFSQETQNVLFHHDWRGNVRELENVIEYAVNMEATSWVQPSSLPIRTGILRESSLHSVKESQGLFDWQKQGLMLKELERAAINTAMQQIRDRNGRKEEAAALLGISRATLFRKLREYGLT; encoded by the coding sequence ATGCCCTTGCGAGATATTCAAGAAAGTGTGCAACAGATTGCTTCGGCTGTTGCATCCGTTCTGCGCGTAGAGGTAGAGATTGCGGACAGTCAGTTTTTACGGATCGCAGGGACGGGGAAGAATGAGGCTGGCGTTTTGCGGACGATGGCAGGAGAGGACCATATATACCGGGAGTCGTTGCTCGCCGGGCATCCTGTTGTGATTATGCATCCGGGGCAGGATGAGCGGTGCCGTCCCTGTATACATTATGGAAATTGCAAGGAGACGGGAGAGATTTGTTGCCCGATACAACTAGACAATGAAAATATAGGTGTGATCGGCCTGCTCGCTTTCGATGAGGAGCAGCGTGAGCGGTTGTTTGCGGATGTGGATGCGATATTGACCTATTTGCAAAAAATGGCCGAGCTGATTGCCATTAAGCTAAAAGAGCACTATTTGTACGTCGAGCAGATGCATACGGTAGAAAAGCTGCGTGTCGTCATGGATGAAATGGACAAGGCCATGCTTCTCGTCGATCAAGACAATCGGATCATACAGGCGAACCAGCGTGCCCGGCTATATTTGCAGCTCGATCACAACGACAGTCAAACAGCAGAATGGATAGATGCTATTCGCCGTGCTGATGCCGCGCAATCTGCACCAAAGCAGGTCGTTTTGTCCATCGGGCAGGAAGACAAGACATTTTTGTTTGCTATCAAGCCCATTCTACTGGCAGGAACGGTCAAAGAATGGGTGATTACGCTTGATGATGTACAGGAAGTCGTGCAAATTGCAAGGCAGGTGAGTGGATACTCGGAGCCAGACCCTTTTCAGATGATCGGTGGAAACAGTCCTGCGATCGTACAGGCAAAGGAAGTGGCAAAACGTGTGGCAGCCAGTGATTCGACTGTCCTGCTCCAAGGTGAAAGTGGTACTGGCAAGGAGCTCTTTGCCAAAGCCATACATCAGGCAAGCCCGCGCCGAGACGAACCGTTCCTCTCGATTAATTGCGCGGCAATTCCTGAGCATTTAATAGAAAGCGAATTGTTCGGTTATGAGGAAGGCTCATTCACAGGAGCGCGAAAAGGTGGAAAACCGGGATTATTCGAGGTCGCAGGAAAAGGCACACTGTTTCTCGATGAAATCGGGGATATGCCTATGCATTTACAGAGCAAGCTGCTGCGCGTGTTGCAAGAAAAGGAACTGTTCCGAATCGGAGGTAACGGCAAGCCCATACGCTTAACAGCAAGGATCATTGCAGCGACCCATCTGGATTTGCAGGAGCGGGTAGACGCGGGGTTGTTTCGGTTGGATCTGTACTATCGATTGCATGTGATTCCCATTTACTTGCCTTCGCTGCGAGAACGTAGAGAGGATATACTGCCTTTGGCAAACGATATCCTTTTGGCGCATGTGAATCGAGCGGGGAAGAAGATGCACGGCTTTTCCCAAGAGACGCAAAACGTCCTGTTTCATCACGACTGGAGAGGAAATGTCCGAGAGCTGGAAAATGTAATCGAGTACGCGGTCAATATGGAAGCAACTTCTTGGGTTCAGCCGTCGAGCTTGCCCATTCGAACGGGAATTCTACGAGAATCTTCCCTACATTCCGTAAAAGAAAGTCAGGGGCTATTCGACTGGCAAAAGCAAGGACTGATGCTGAAAGAATTGGAACGGGCAGCAATCAATACCGCGATGCAACAAATCCGGGATAGAAACGGACGAAAAGAAGAAGCAGCTGCGCTATTAGGGATAAGTCGGGCAACGCTGTTTCGGAAACTGCGCGAGTACGGTCTCACCTGA
- a CDS encoding ArgE/DapE family deacylase → MNVTINRDELISLVQDLIRIDSVNPYLDEDGPGEKAIAAFIRERLEAAGLEVHVTPINDTAVNVVGILRGTGGGKSLMLNGHMDTVSVKRMEIPPFEPTLMDNKIFGRGSQDMKGSLGAMIAAVEAIAQAKVPLAGDVILTFVADEEYKSIGTEELVKAYKADAAICCEPSDLAIGVVHRGFAWVKCEVLGKAAHGSRPAEGIDAIVRAGRVLQELERLSDRLAQGPVHPILGAASVHASLIQGGTELSTYPDYCRIDWERRTLPGETEADVTNEIKALLQKLHTEDETFQASAELSFLREPFEVGLDEPVYVALQAACKSVMGKTPDVCGFSGWTDAALLQEAGIPTVLFGPAGAGLHAAVEYVEVDSIVDMSAILVETICDFCR, encoded by the coding sequence ATGAACGTGACGATCAATCGAGACGAACTGATTTCATTGGTGCAGGATTTGATTCGGATTGATTCGGTGAACCCGTATCTGGATGAGGATGGACCGGGCGAAAAAGCGATCGCGGCTTTTATTCGCGAGCGTTTGGAGGCGGCTGGATTGGAGGTCCATGTCACACCTATTAACGACACAGCGGTCAATGTCGTCGGGATCCTACGGGGGACAGGCGGCGGCAAATCCTTGATGCTCAATGGACATATGGATACGGTAAGCGTCAAACGCATGGAGATTCCCCCGTTTGAGCCTACCCTTATGGACAACAAAATTTTCGGCAGAGGCAGTCAGGACATGAAGGGAAGTCTGGGGGCCATGATCGCCGCAGTAGAGGCAATCGCACAAGCAAAGGTTCCGTTGGCAGGAGATGTCATTTTGACTTTTGTCGCTGACGAGGAATATAAAAGCATCGGCACGGAGGAGCTGGTAAAGGCTTACAAAGCAGATGCGGCGATATGCTGTGAGCCTTCCGATCTGGCGATTGGCGTCGTTCACAGAGGATTTGCCTGGGTCAAATGCGAGGTGCTGGGGAAGGCAGCTCACGGAAGTCGTCCAGCAGAAGGGATTGATGCAATCGTTCGGGCGGGCAGAGTCCTGCAAGAGCTGGAGCGTCTCTCGGACAGGTTGGCTCAAGGTCCAGTTCATCCGATACTCGGTGCGGCATCTGTCCATGCTTCACTCATTCAGGGCGGAACAGAGCTATCCACCTACCCAGACTATTGCCGTATCGACTGGGAGAGAAGGACGTTGCCGGGCGAAACAGAGGCAGACGTTACAAATGAAATAAAAGCATTACTACAGAAGCTGCACACTGAAGATGAGACGTTCCAAGCAAGCGCCGAGCTGTCATTTTTGAGAGAGCCGTTTGAAGTCGGGCTGGATGAACCCGTTTATGTAGCCCTTCAGGCGGCGTGTAAGAGCGTGATGGGAAAAACACCCGATGTATGCGGATTCTCGGGATGGACGGATGCAGCATTATTGCAGGAAGCAGGAATCCCTACTGTTTTGTTTGGACCAGCAGGAGCTGGCCTGCATGCGGCAGTCGAATACGTAGAGGTGGATAGCATAGTAGACATGAGTGCCATCTTGGTGGAGACGATTTGTGATTTTTGTAGGTAA